In a single window of the Acidobacteriota bacterium genome:
- a CDS encoding amidohydrolase family protein has translation MPTYHASWIVPIAGPPIRNGWVRTSGGRVVALGDAADRAWSSGAGHEDVELGDVAVMPALVNAHTHLELSWLRGRVPPGHNFIDWVMAQMKLRLSPFQAASQATVRTSIRNALAEMRASGTGVVGDVSNELLELDLLASSGLVGVVFHEILKFNASDPAAFVAKAQSRIEAVPEIPGWRLALAPHAPYSVAPGIFEAIRDTRLPERTIPTSVHVGESPEEMDLLLTGGGRWRDVIRSIGAWNRSWVVPQCGPITFLDRMTFWDAGTLAVHGVQLNDTELDLLAARGATLVTCPRSNVHVGVGAPPVARFFKSGVRIALGTDSLASVLDLNLFAELAELHGLAPDVPSSDLLACATTNGAVALGLGGEHGTIEAGKRAALVAVKIPAGTADVEQCLVSGITPDLVQWIESPSC, from the coding sequence ATGCCCACCTATCACGCATCGTGGATCGTTCCGATAGCGGGTCCGCCGATTCGCAACGGATGGGTTCGCACCAGCGGCGGACGCGTCGTGGCGCTCGGTGATGCCGCCGACCGCGCCTGGTCGTCAGGCGCCGGGCACGAAGACGTGGAACTGGGCGATGTGGCGGTGATGCCGGCGCTGGTCAACGCGCATACGCACCTGGAATTGTCGTGGCTGCGCGGGCGCGTGCCGCCCGGGCACAACTTCATCGACTGGGTGATGGCGCAGATGAAGCTGCGTCTGTCCCCGTTCCAGGCCGCCAGCCAGGCAACGGTTCGAACAAGCATCAGGAACGCCCTGGCCGAGATGCGGGCGTCCGGCACCGGCGTTGTCGGCGATGTCAGCAACGAGCTTCTGGAACTCGACCTGCTGGCGTCGAGCGGCCTGGTTGGTGTCGTCTTCCACGAGATTCTCAAGTTCAACGCCTCGGATCCGGCGGCATTTGTCGCGAAGGCGCAGTCGAGGATCGAGGCAGTGCCCGAGATTCCGGGGTGGAGGCTCGCCCTGGCGCCTCACGCGCCCTACTCGGTGGCGCCCGGCATCTTCGAGGCCATCCGCGACACCCGACTGCCGGAGCGCACTATCCCAACCTCCGTCCACGTCGGTGAATCGCCCGAGGAGATGGACCTGCTGCTCACAGGCGGCGGACGATGGCGCGACGTGATCCGGTCGATAGGCGCCTGGAATCGGAGCTGGGTCGTACCGCAGTGTGGCCCGATCACCTTTCTCGATCGGATGACGTTCTGGGATGCCGGGACCCTCGCCGTACACGGCGTGCAACTGAATGACACCGAGCTCGATCTGCTCGCGGCTCGCGGGGCGACCCTGGTCACCTGCCCGCGCAGCAACGTCCACGTCGGCGTCGGCGCGCCGCCGGTGGCCCGTTTCTTCAAGTCGGGCGTACGGATCGCCCTTGGCACCGACAGCCTCGCGAGCGTACTGGACCTGAACCTGTTTGCGGAACTGGCCGAACTGCACGGCCTGGCGCCAGATGTGCCGTCATCAGACCTGCTCGCGTGTGCAACGACCAACGGCGCCGTCGCGCTCGGCCTCGGAGGTGAACACGGGACGATCGAGGCCGGGAAACGGGCCGCGCTTGTCGCCGTGAAGATTCCTGCCGGCACGGCGGATGTGGAACAATGCCTGGTGTCGGGAATCACCCCCGACCTCGTGCAGTGGATCGAGTCGCCGTCGTGCTGA
- a CDS encoding DoxX family protein has translation MKILEKYGDHAYALLRIVAGFMFSFHGAQKILGVLSQFQPPVGSQLWFGGAIELVGGLAVLLGFGTRAAAILCSGEMAVAYFQFHWKFQMGSAFFPGVNQGELAVLYCFVFLLIGCRGAGKWGIDKKD, from the coding sequence ATGAAGATCCTCGAGAAGTACGGCGACCATGCGTACGCGCTGCTCCGAATTGTCGCGGGATTCATGTTCTCGTTCCACGGCGCTCAGAAGATCCTGGGCGTACTGTCTCAGTTCCAGCCGCCGGTTGGGTCTCAGCTCTGGTTCGGCGGGGCCATCGAACTGGTGGGAGGCCTTGCGGTGCTGCTGGGTTTCGGGACGCGCGCCGCGGCCATTCTCTGCAGCGGCGAGATGGCCGTCGCGTACTTCCAGTTCCACTGGAAATTCCAGATGGGTTCCGCGTTCTTCCCGGGCGTCAATCAGGGCGAACTGGCCGTTCTCTACTGCTTCGTATTCCTCCTGATCGGCTGCCGAGGCGCAGGCAAATGGGGCATCGATAAGAAAGACTGA
- a CDS encoding dienelactone hydrolase: MRGWVATALCVVASAGAGPAGMGVGYDPLLVEKGTPEQRELVVSDAQRSREIPIRVYLPSGRRPAAVVLFSHGLGGNRAGSEYLGNHWALRGYVAVFLQHPGSDNGVWKDTPPAQRMAAMRQAADLENFERRVRDVSAVLDQLERWNSAASHVLAGRLDLKRIGMSGHSFGAVTTQAVSGQFFPIGRGFTDPRIRAAVVMSPSGPRRGDPKQSFGRVAIPWMLLTGTLDTAIIGDADLPSRLSVFPALPPRGKYELVLNKAEHSAFTDRALPGDAEKRNPNHHRAILAVTTAFWDAYLCADPEAKKWLDGDRVRSVLEKDDRWQKK; this comes from the coding sequence ATGAGGGGCTGGGTCGCGACAGCACTGTGTGTGGTGGCGTCGGCTGGCGCAGGCCCCGCCGGGATGGGCGTGGGTTACGACCCTCTGCTGGTCGAGAAGGGCACACCCGAACAGAGAGAACTGGTCGTCAGCGATGCGCAGCGCTCGCGCGAGATTCCGATCCGCGTCTACCTGCCGAGCGGCCGGAGGCCCGCAGCGGTGGTGCTCTTCAGTCACGGTCTTGGCGGAAACCGGGCAGGTTCGGAGTACTTGGGCAATCACTGGGCGTTGAGGGGCTATGTCGCCGTGTTCTTGCAGCATCCGGGAAGTGACAATGGCGTGTGGAAGGACACGCCGCCCGCTCAGCGGATGGCGGCGATGAGGCAGGCGGCCGATCTGGAGAACTTCGAGCGTCGGGTCAGAGATGTGTCAGCGGTACTCGATCAGCTCGAACGGTGGAACTCCGCGGCGTCGCACGTCCTGGCAGGGCGGCTGGACCTGAAACGAATCGGGATGTCGGGCCATTCCTTTGGCGCGGTGACCACCCAGGCGGTGAGCGGCCAGTTCTTTCCGATAGGGAGGGGCTTCACCGATCCTCGAATCAGAGCGGCCGTCGTGATGAGCCCGAGCGGGCCCCGGCGAGGTGATCCGAAGCAGTCATTTGGTCGCGTCGCCATTCCGTGGATGCTGCTCACTGGGACCTTGGACACCGCGATCATTGGAGACGCCGACCTGCCATCGCGTCTCAGCGTGTTCCCGGCGTTGCCGCCGCGTGGGAAGTACGAACTGGTGCTGAACAAGGCGGAACACTCCGCGTTCACCGATCGGGCGCTTCCCGGTGACGCAGAGAAGCGCAATCCAAACCATCATCGCGCGATTCTGGCCGTGACGACCGCTTTCTGGGATGCGTATCTTTGCGCCGATCCGGAGGCGAAGAAGTGGCTCGACGGCGACCGAGTGCGGAGCGTGCTGGAGAAGGATGACAGGTGGCAAAAGAAGTGA
- a CDS encoding carbon starvation protein A: MNSVPLMLIAILVTALAYRYYGAFLAAKVLVLSDRATPAHTMEDGQNYQPTNKWVLFGHHFAAISGAGPLIGPVLAAQYGYAPTFLWMLLGAVIAGGVHDMTILVASIRRRGKSLAEIARAEVSPLAGLVGSVAILIIIIVALAGLGFAVVNALRDSSWGTFTISMTIPVAMFVGLWMYRFRKGHIAEASVIGVVGVFAALIVGGMIPGSRFAPAFTLSREGIVIALAAYGFVASVLPVWLLLVPRDYLSSYLKIGTIAALIAGVFIVHPTLQMPAFTSYDAGGGPIIPGKLFPFLFITIACGAISGFHALVSSGTTPKMLDTERDALPVAYGAMLMECIVSVVALIAACSLHPADYFAINVSPDKFAAMGLTPVNLDVLSSRVGEVVAGRPGGAVSLAVGFAQIFAGIPGLTHLMGYWYHFAIMFEALFILTTIDAGTRVARFLVQEYVGRVWKPMERTDWLPGNLLATGCVVFAWGYFIWTGNISTIWPMFGTANQLLAAVALAVATAALLNAGKVRYVWVTLVPLVFVAVTTIYAGLLNIMDNFLPLSRVPGKELLGWVNVTLTAVILCCVIVVLVETGRRAWRVLVRREFTRNGQAVPVKDGNPVEALTFGGA, from the coding sequence ATGAATTCGGTGCCCCTCATGCTGATCGCCATCCTCGTCACGGCGCTGGCTTACCGGTATTACGGGGCGTTCCTCGCGGCGAAGGTGCTGGTACTCAGCGATCGCGCCACCCCAGCGCACACCATGGAGGACGGTCAGAACTATCAACCCACGAACAAGTGGGTGCTGTTCGGTCACCACTTCGCGGCGATCTCGGGGGCGGGACCGCTGATTGGCCCGGTCCTGGCGGCACAGTACGGCTACGCCCCGACGTTCCTCTGGATGCTGCTGGGCGCGGTTATCGCGGGCGGTGTCCACGACATGACGATCCTGGTCGCCTCGATCCGCCGGAGAGGCAAGTCCCTCGCCGAGATTGCCCGCGCGGAGGTGAGCCCACTCGCCGGGCTGGTCGGCTCGGTGGCGATCCTGATCATCATCATCGTCGCCCTGGCTGGCCTCGGGTTCGCGGTGGTGAATGCCCTTCGGGACAGCTCCTGGGGGACGTTCACGATCTCGATGACGATCCCGGTGGCGATGTTTGTCGGCCTGTGGATGTACCGCTTTCGGAAAGGGCACATCGCCGAAGCCAGCGTCATCGGCGTGGTCGGTGTCTTCGCCGCGCTCATCGTCGGCGGCATGATCCCGGGGTCGCGGTTCGCGCCGGCCTTCACTCTGTCGCGCGAGGGCATCGTCATCGCCCTGGCTGCTTACGGGTTCGTTGCCTCCGTGCTGCCCGTCTGGCTGTTGCTCGTTCCGCGCGACTATCTGTCGTCCTACCTGAAGATCGGGACGATTGCCGCGCTCATCGCCGGCGTGTTCATCGTGCATCCCACGCTGCAGATGCCGGCATTCACGTCGTACGACGCCGGCGGCGGCCCGATCATTCCCGGGAAGCTGTTCCCGTTCCTGTTCATCACGATCGCGTGCGGCGCCATTTCGGGTTTTCACGCGCTGGTGTCCTCGGGCACGACGCCGAAGATGCTCGATACGGAACGGGACGCGCTGCCCGTCGCCTACGGCGCCATGCTGATGGAATGCATCGTGTCGGTGGTGGCCCTCATCGCCGCCTGCTCCTTGCACCCGGCCGATTACTTCGCCATCAACGTGAGCCCCGACAAGTTCGCGGCAATGGGATTGACGCCGGTGAATCTCGATGTGCTGTCGTCGAGAGTCGGTGAAGTGGTGGCGGGACGCCCGGGCGGGGCCGTCTCGCTGGCCGTTGGATTCGCGCAGATCTTCGCGGGGATCCCGGGTCTGACCCACCTGATGGGCTACTGGTATCACTTCGCGATCATGTTCGAGGCCCTCTTTATCCTCACGACGATCGATGCCGGGACGCGCGTGGCGCGTTTCCTGGTGCAGGAGTACGTCGGCCGCGTGTGGAAACCGATGGAACGCACCGACTGGCTTCCCGGCAACCTGCTGGCGACCGGATGTGTCGTGTTCGCGTGGGGATACTTCATCTGGACCGGCAACATCTCGACCATCTGGCCGATGTTTGGCACCGCGAACCAGCTGCTGGCGGCCGTGGCGCTCGCCGTCGCCACCGCGGCCCTGCTCAATGCCGGCAAGGTCCGCTACGTCTGGGTCACGCTGGTGCCGCTGGTCTTCGTCGCGGTCACGACGATCTACGCGGGCCTGCTGAATATCATGGATAACTTTCTGCCTCTGTCTCGAGTGCCCGGCAAGGAACTGCTGGGCTGGGTCAATGTGACGCTGACCGCGGTGATTCTCTGCTGCGTCATCGTTGTGCTGGTTGAGACCGGACGCCGCGCCTGGCGCGTGTTGGTGCGGCGGGAGTTCACCCGGAACGGCCAGGCGGTGCCGGTGAAGGATGGGAACCCGGTCGAGGCGCTGACGTTCGGCGGGGCGTAG
- a CDS encoding isoprenylcysteine carboxylmethyltransferase family protein: MSPDPTAADRKPWWKGARGEWLVVAQVILIGLVFLGPRALPGQPPWPLPLGRVCSVVGGVLMLAGGALGIAGFVRLGRGLTPLPYPKDGAGLVQTGPFALVRHPIYGGGLALGLGWWLHVQGWLTLGYVVALFVLLDVKSRREEAWLAAKFPRYAAYRQRVRKLIPFVY; encoded by the coding sequence ATGTCGCCAGATCCGACAGCTGCCGATCGCAAGCCCTGGTGGAAAGGGGCTCGCGGGGAATGGCTGGTCGTCGCGCAGGTGATTCTGATTGGATTGGTATTCCTCGGCCCCCGCGCACTTCCTGGCCAGCCGCCGTGGCCGCTTCCATTGGGCCGTGTGTGCTCGGTCGTTGGCGGCGTGCTGATGCTCGCTGGCGGCGCTCTGGGTATTGCCGGGTTCGTCCGTCTGGGGCGCGGCCTGACCCCGTTGCCGTATCCGAAGGACGGGGCCGGCCTCGTCCAGACGGGCCCCTTCGCGCTGGTTCGCCATCCGATCTACGGCGGTGGTTTAGCGCTCGGCCTCGGGTGGTGGTTACACGTCCAGGGATGGCTCACCCTCGGATACGTCGTGGCCTTGTTTGTCCTTCTGGATGTGAAATCGCGTCGGGAAGAGGCGTGGCTGGCGGCGAAGTTTCCACGCTACGCGGCCTACCGGCAGCGCGTGCGCAAGCTGATTCCGTTCGTCTACTGA
- the mqnC gene encoding dehypoxanthine futalosine cyclase has protein sequence MSIEALAEKARAGARLNEAEALEMYLSAPTPLLGQLADQQRWKRHPDRAVTYIIDRNVNYTNVCVARCSFCAFYRPVGSPEGYVLGFDEIFAKIDETIALGGGQLLLQGGHNPDLPLEWYEDLFRAVKSRYPAFRLHALSPPEVLHLSRLAQTTVPDVVRRLVAAGLDSIPGGGAEILVDRVRKLLHCYSKASADEWIDVMRHAHRAGLRTTATMMYGSVETPAERIEHMGRLRALQDETAGFTAFIAWSYQPEHTLLQGVEATAVEYLRTLATARLFLDNFPNLQASWVTQGAKVGQLSLAYGANDMGSVMIEENVVRAAGAAYCMDEIEIVRNIEDAGFEARRRNMHYDVLGGPVFRERQVPRLLELAVARADGHRSVPAELINYPARSRAERDRRTRT, from the coding sequence ATGTCCATCGAAGCGTTGGCAGAAAAGGCCCGGGCGGGCGCGAGGCTGAACGAGGCCGAGGCACTCGAGATGTATCTGTCCGCTCCCACGCCTCTGCTCGGCCAGCTCGCCGACCAGCAGCGCTGGAAGCGCCATCCCGATCGCGCTGTCACCTACATCATCGATCGCAACGTCAACTACACGAACGTCTGCGTCGCCCGCTGCTCGTTCTGTGCTTTCTACCGTCCCGTCGGATCGCCTGAGGGCTACGTGCTCGGCTTCGACGAGATCTTCGCGAAGATCGACGAGACGATCGCGCTTGGCGGCGGCCAACTGCTGCTACAAGGCGGCCACAATCCGGATCTGCCGCTTGAGTGGTACGAGGATCTGTTCCGGGCAGTGAAATCGCGGTATCCGGCGTTTCGCCTCCACGCGCTTTCGCCGCCTGAAGTGCTGCACCTCTCCCGGCTGGCGCAGACGACCGTGCCGGATGTGGTGAGGCGGTTGGTCGCGGCAGGCCTCGACAGTATTCCCGGGGGCGGCGCCGAGATCCTGGTCGATCGCGTCAGGAAGCTCCTGCACTGCTACAGCAAGGCGTCGGCCGACGAATGGATTGACGTCATGCGGCATGCGCATCGGGCCGGTCTGCGGACCACCGCCACGATGATGTACGGGTCGGTCGAGACGCCGGCCGAGCGAATCGAGCACATGGGCCGGCTGCGCGCGCTGCAGGACGAGACCGCCGGCTTCACGGCGTTCATCGCGTGGAGTTATCAGCCTGAGCACACGCTACTGCAGGGCGTTGAGGCGACCGCGGTCGAGTACCTGCGGACGCTGGCGACGGCGCGGCTGTTTCTCGACAACTTCCCGAATCTCCAGGCGTCGTGGGTGACCCAGGGCGCCAAGGTGGGGCAGTTGAGCCTGGCGTACGGCGCCAACGACATGGGCAGCGTCATGATCGAGGAGAACGTGGTGCGCGCCGCCGGCGCAGCCTATTGCATGGACGAGATCGAGATCGTCCGGAACATCGAGGACGCGGGCTTCGAGGCGAGGCGCCGCAACATGCACTACGACGTGCTTGGCGGTCCCGTCTTCCGCGAGCGCCAGGTGCCCCGCCTGCTCGAACTCGCGGTGGCGCGGGCGGATGGCCACAGATCGGTGCCTGCCGAACTGATCAACTATCCGGCCCGCAGCCGAGCTGAACGGGATCGGCGCACACGCACGTAG
- a CDS encoding menaquinone biosynthesis protein, producing the protein MSVVRLGAVEYLNARPLVYGLDRLKERFSLRFDVPARCAALLHEREVDLGIVPSIEYLRGGPYLAVPGVAIGSEGPIASVAMFSRRPAADIRTLAVDTSSRTSVALLQILCARHFRIAPEMRPMLPDPEHMLHECDAALIIGDRALLFDHVAAGVEKIDLGEAWTAYSGFPFVYAFWVGHVGAIGPEDIDRLVAAGLAGADHPDAIAEGYFAAMPAWVERGARYLRDNVKFEFGERQLAGLTRFYHEAAELGLVPEFRAPRFY; encoded by the coding sequence ATGAGCGTGGTTCGCCTGGGCGCGGTGGAGTACCTCAATGCGCGGCCGCTCGTGTATGGGCTCGATCGGCTCAAAGAGCGGTTCAGTCTGCGTTTCGATGTGCCGGCCAGATGCGCCGCCCTTCTGCACGAGCGTGAGGTGGACCTCGGCATCGTTCCCTCGATCGAGTACTTGAGGGGAGGCCCGTACCTCGCGGTGCCGGGCGTGGCGATCGGATCGGAAGGTCCGATTGCATCGGTCGCGATGTTCTCCCGGCGTCCGGCGGCCGACATCCGTACGCTGGCGGTCGATACGAGCTCGCGGACGTCGGTCGCCCTGTTGCAGATTCTGTGCGCGCGTCACTTCCGGATTGCGCCGGAGATGCGGCCCATGCTGCCCGACCCGGAACACATGCTCCACGAATGTGACGCGGCGCTCATCATCGGCGACAGGGCGCTGTTGTTCGACCACGTGGCCGCCGGCGTGGAGAAGATCGACTTGGGCGAGGCGTGGACCGCGTACTCAGGCTTTCCGTTCGTGTACGCGTTCTGGGTGGGACATGTGGGGGCGATCGGGCCGGAGGACATCGATCGACTGGTCGCGGCGGGGCTGGCCGGAGCCGATCATCCTGACGCGATCGCCGAAGGCTACTTCGCGGCGATGCCTGCGTGGGTGGAGCGCGGTGCGCGCTACCTTCGCGATAATGTGAAATTCGAGTTTGGCGAACGACAGCTGGCCGGGCTGACGCGGTTCTATCACGAAGCCGCGGAGCTTGGACTGGTGCCGGAGTTCCGGGCGCCGCGGTTCTACTAG
- a CDS encoding menaquinone biosynthesis decarboxylase produces the protein MHDDLNSFIDQVEARGWLTRVREPVSPDLEITAVTDLASKAPGGGPALIFEQPTGFDMPVAANLFGSLERICLALNVSSLDSLAREIETLMTPLVPTGIIGALKMLPMVGRLTDLLPKTVKDGPCQEVVQLDGTLDQLPILKCWPEDGGRYITFPLVFTKDPESGTRNIGMYRMQVFDGRTTGMHWQRHKGGAQHHRIAERMGRRLEVAVALGAEPELCYAATAPMPEGLDELLLAGFLARRRIELVKCRTVDLEVPAEANIVLEGYVEPGERRREGPFGDHTGFYSLADAFPVFHLTAITMRRKPIYHTTIVGVPPMEDVYLGKASERIFLPLIRKTIPEIVDMHFPPEGIFHNLVLISIDKRYPGHARKIMNACWGLGQLMFSKVVVVVDKDVNVQDVREVAWVVGTHMDPQRDIQFTRGPMDDLENASDLPAYGSKMGIDATRKWPSEGFTREWPTRVVTSEAAGARALAVWNRIAGQAGTGGGIRDDRS, from the coding sequence ATGCACGATGATCTGAACAGCTTCATCGACCAGGTCGAGGCGCGCGGCTGGCTGACTCGTGTTCGGGAACCGGTCAGCCCGGACCTCGAAATCACCGCTGTTACCGACCTGGCCAGCAAGGCGCCCGGCGGAGGGCCCGCGCTGATCTTCGAGCAGCCGACGGGGTTCGACATGCCCGTCGCGGCGAACCTGTTCGGATCGCTCGAGCGGATCTGTCTGGCGCTCAACGTGTCGTCGCTCGATTCGCTCGCGCGCGAGATCGAGACGCTCATGACGCCGCTGGTGCCGACTGGCATCATCGGCGCGTTGAAGATGCTGCCGATGGTTGGCCGCCTCACCGATCTGCTGCCCAAGACGGTCAAGGATGGCCCGTGCCAGGAGGTTGTCCAGCTCGACGGCACGCTGGATCAGTTGCCCATCCTGAAGTGCTGGCCCGAGGACGGCGGACGGTACATCACGTTTCCGCTGGTGTTCACCAAGGACCCCGAAAGCGGCACGCGCAACATCGGCATGTATCGCATGCAGGTGTTCGACGGGCGCACCACGGGGATGCACTGGCAGCGGCACAAGGGCGGAGCGCAGCACCATCGGATTGCCGAACGGATGGGCCGGCGGCTCGAGGTGGCGGTGGCCCTCGGCGCGGAACCCGAGCTCTGCTACGCGGCGACCGCGCCGATGCCGGAGGGGCTGGACGAACTGCTGCTGGCCGGATTTCTGGCGCGCCGGCGGATTGAGCTGGTCAAGTGCCGGACCGTCGATCTCGAGGTGCCCGCCGAAGCGAATATCGTGCTCGAAGGGTACGTCGAGCCTGGCGAACGACGCCGCGAAGGCCCGTTCGGCGACCACACGGGTTTCTACTCTCTGGCTGACGCTTTCCCGGTCTTCCATCTGACGGCCATCACGATGCGGCGCAAGCCGATCTACCACACCACCATCGTCGGCGTTCCGCCGATGGAAGACGTGTATCTCGGGAAGGCGAGCGAGCGGATCTTCCTGCCGCTCATCCGGAAGACGATTCCCGAAATCGTCGACATGCACTTTCCGCCGGAGGGGATCTTCCACAACCTGGTTCTCATCTCGATCGACAAGCGGTATCCCGGCCATGCCCGCAAGATCATGAACGCCTGCTGGGGGCTCGGTCAGCTGATGTTCTCCAAGGTGGTTGTCGTGGTTGACAAGGATGTGAACGTGCAGGACGTCCGGGAAGTCGCCTGGGTCGTCGGCACGCACATGGATCCGCAGAGGGACATCCAGTTTACGCGCGGCCCGATGGACGACCTCGAGAACGCGTCCGATTTGCCGGCGTATGGCAGCAAGATGGGCATTGACGCGACCCGGAAGTGGCCCTCCGAGGGATTCACGCGAGAGTGGCCGACGCGAGTGGTCACGTCAGAAGCGGCGGGGGCGCGTGCGTTGGCCGTGTGGAACCGGATCGCGGGGCAGGCTGGCACCGGAGGCGGGATACGGGACGATCGCTCATGA
- a CDS encoding Gfo/Idh/MocA family oxidoreductase, with amino-acid sequence MSERILRAAVAGVGHLGRHHARILASMPGVTLAGVVDINGARAREIAALSGARAVTDVRDILDDVDLVSIATPTEAHLEVAGLCLERGIPVLVEKPLARSVGECDAMIRAAARSGATLAVGHTERFNPAVMAARPAVDKPGFIEIHRLGTFPARSLDIDVVFDLMIHDLDLVLSIVPSPIAAIEAVGVPVLTDRADIANARIRFESGCVANITASRISRDRVRKIRFFQRDAYISIDCGAKEAEVYRLIHQEGRRPQIEGGRIPVVDSEPLRNELEDFVAAVRERRPPLVGGVDGRNAVRLAGQITERMAACTMI; translated from the coding sequence GTGAGCGAACGGATCCTGCGCGCGGCGGTGGCGGGTGTGGGCCACCTCGGCCGCCATCATGCGCGAATCCTGGCGTCGATGCCGGGTGTCACGTTGGCCGGCGTCGTGGACATCAACGGCGCGCGGGCGCGGGAGATCGCGGCGCTGTCTGGCGCGCGCGCCGTGACCGACGTGCGGGACATCCTCGACGACGTCGATCTGGTGTCGATCGCGACGCCGACCGAGGCGCATCTGGAGGTGGCCGGCCTGTGCCTCGAGCGGGGGATTCCTGTGCTCGTGGAGAAGCCGCTCGCCCGATCGGTCGGGGAATGCGATGCGATGATTCGGGCTGCGGCCCGATCGGGCGCGACGCTCGCGGTCGGCCACACCGAGCGGTTCAATCCCGCGGTGATGGCGGCACGGCCTGCCGTGGACAAGCCCGGCTTCATCGAGATCCACCGACTCGGGACCTTTCCGGCGCGCAGCCTCGACATCGATGTCGTCTTCGATCTCATGATCCACGATCTGGACCTCGTTCTGTCGATCGTGCCGTCGCCAATCGCGGCCATTGAAGCCGTGGGCGTGCCCGTCCTGACCGACCGCGCCGACATCGCCAACGCGCGCATCCGGTTCGAGTCGGGGTGCGTCGCCAACATCACGGCCAGCCGGATCAGCCGCGATCGCGTCCGCAAGATCCGCTTCTTCCAGCGCGACGCGTACATTTCAATTGACTGCGGCGCGAAAGAGGCCGAAGTGTACCGACTGATCCACCAGGAGGGCCGTCGGCCGCAGATCGAGGGCGGCCGGATCCCGGTTGTGGACAGTGAACCGTTGCGGAACGAGCTCGAAGACTTCGTGGCGGCCGTGCGCGAGCGGCGGCCACCGCTGGTTGGCGGCGTCGACGGACGCAACGCTGTGAGACTGGCCGGTCAGATCACGGAACGGATGGCGGCATGCACGATGATCTGA
- the lpxI gene encoding UDP-2,3-diacylglucosamine diphosphatase LpxI (LpxI, functionally equivalent to LpxH, replaces it in LPS biosynthesis in a minority of bacteria.) codes for MRVGLIAGNGQFPFLVLDAARALGHAVTILAIEKEASPELVTAAAREPRAELHWVSLGQLGKAIDILRGAGVSQAVMAGQVRHVSIFSGIVPDRLLLSALLKLRARNTDALIAAVAQVMREHGVELLDSTAFLEPLVARPGVLTARRLTDDEQQDITFGYPMADQIAALDIGQTLVVKSAAVVAVEAMEGTDAVIARAGRLAGPGASVIKVAKPGQDMRFDVPVVGVATIEAMRAAGATALSIDAGRTLLVDGEAVVRAADAAGVAIVGRPADEQPGRPA; via the coding sequence ATGCGTGTGGGCCTGATAGCCGGCAACGGGCAATTTCCGTTCCTGGTCCTGGACGCGGCGCGAGCGCTGGGCCATGCGGTCACCATCCTGGCGATCGAGAAGGAGGCGTCGCCGGAGCTGGTGACGGCCGCGGCCCGCGAACCGCGCGCCGAGCTGCACTGGGTGTCGCTCGGACAGCTCGGCAAGGCCATCGACATTCTGCGCGGCGCCGGCGTGAGCCAGGCGGTGATGGCCGGCCAGGTCAGGCACGTCAGCATCTTCTCCGGCATCGTGCCGGACCGCCTGCTGCTGTCCGCCCTGCTCAAGCTGCGTGCACGCAACACCGATGCCCTGATCGCCGCGGTGGCGCAGGTGATGCGCGAGCACGGGGTCGAACTGCTCGATTCGACCGCCTTTCTCGAGCCGCTGGTCGCCAGGCCGGGAGTGCTGACGGCCCGGCGGCTGACCGACGATGAGCAACAGGACATCACGTTCGGGTACCCGATGGCCGATCAGATCGCGGCGCTCGACATCGGCCAGACCCTGGTGGTCAAAAGCGCAGCGGTCGTGGCGGTTGAGGCGATGGAAGGCACCGACGCCGTGATCGCCCGCGCGGGCAGGCTGGCGGGTCCAGGCGCGTCGGTGATCAAGGTCGCCAAGCCCGGTCAGGACATGCGATTCGACGTGCCCGTGGTGGGCGTGGCCACGATCGAGGCGATGCGCGCGGCCGGCGCCACGGCCTTGTCGATCGATGCCGGGCGGACGCTACTGGTTGATGGCGAAGCGGTGGTTCGGGCGGCCGATGCGGCGGGCGTGGCGATCGTGGGCCGGCCAGCCGACGAGCAACCAGGGAGGCCGGCGTGA